In the Ipomoea triloba cultivar NCNSP0323 chromosome 6, ASM357664v1 genome, one interval contains:
- the LOC116022795 gene encoding sugar transporter ERD6-like 6 translates to MSFREESDDGRGDLRKPFLHTGSWYRMGSRQSSLMSSSQVIRDSSVSVLACVLIVALGPIQFGFTAGYSSPTQGAITEDLKLSVSEFSLFGSLSNVGAMVGAIASGQIAEYIGRKGSLMIAAIPNIIGWLSISFAKDPSFLYMGRLLEGFGVGIISYTVPVYIAEIAPQNLRGGLGSVNQLAVTIGIMLSYLLGLFVNWRLLAVIGILPCLVLIPGLFFIPESPRWLAKMGLTEDFETSLQVLRGFDADITVEVNEIKRSLASSSSRRTAVRFADLKQRRYWLPLMIGIGLLCLQQLSGTNGVIFYSSNIFQSAGISSSNAATCGVGAIQVIATAIATWLVDKTGRRILLIVSSTGMAVSLLLISVSFFLKGFVSEDSSFYSILGILSVVGVMCMIVCFSLGMGPIPWLIMSEILPIKIKGLAGSVATLANWFCSWAITATAPLLLDWSSGGTFIGYMLMSAFTVVFVSIWVPETKGKTLEEIQFSFR, encoded by the exons ATGAGTTTCCGGGAAGAGAGTGATGATGGGAGAGGGGATCTGAGGAAGCCATTTCTGCACACTGGGAGCTGGTACCGTATGGGCTCCAGGCAATCAAGTTTGATGAGTTCTTCTCAGGTCATCAGAGACAGTTCTGTCTCAGTTCTTGCTTGTGTTCTCATCGTTGCTTTGGGTCCTATCCAGTTTGGTTTCACA GCTGGATACTCATCCCCTACACAAGGTGCAATTACTGAAGATCTCAAGCTTAGTGTATCTGAG TTCTCTTTGTTCGGTTCTTTATCAAATGTGGGCGCTATGGTTGGGGCAATTGCTAGTGGTCAGATTGCGGAGTACATTGGCCGAAAAGGG TCTCTAATGATAGCTGCTATTCCCAATATCATTGGTTGGCTTTCCATCTCGTTTGCCAAA GATCCGTCTTTCCTATACATGGGAAGATTGTTGGAAGGCTTTGGTGTCGGAATAATCTCTTACACG GTACCAGTGTACATTGCTGAAATAGCACCTCAAAATTTGAGAGGGGGGCTCGGTTCAGTAAATCAG TTAGCTGTTACTATCGGGATTATGCTGTCATATTTGTTGGGACTATTTGTCAACTGGAGACTGCTTGCTGTTATCG GGATATTGCCTTGTCTCGTGTTGATACCGGGACTGTTTTTTATTCCGGAATCTCCTCGATGGTTG GCAAAAATGGGGTTAACAGAAGATTTTGAAACCTCTTTGCAAGTTCTTCGAGGTTTTGATGCTGACATTACTGTTGAAGTAAACGAAATTAAG AGGTCTCTTGCATCGTCATCAAGCAGAAGAACAGCCGTACGTTTTGCAGATCTTAAACAGAGAAGATATTGGTTGCCTCTGATG ATCGGGATTGGACTACTCTGTCTGCAGCAGCTAAGTGGAACCAATGGCGTTATATTCTATTCTAGCAATATTTTTCAGTCAGCTG GAATTTCTTCGAGCAATGCTGCAACATGTGGTGTTGGTGCTATCCAG GTTATCGCAACTGCAATTGCTACATGGCTTGTGGACAAAACGGGGCGTAGGATTTTACTTATT GTCTCATCCACCGGAATGGCTGTTAGTCTCCTACTCATTTCCGTTTCCTTCTTTCTGAAG GGTTTTGTATCAGAAGACTCTTCTTTCTATAGCATTTTGGGGATATTATCTGTTGTTGGCGTTATG TGCATGATTGTTTGCTTTTCGCTTGGAATGGGACCCATACCATGGCTTATCATGTCTGAG ATTCTCCCGATCAAAATCAAAGGCCTTGCGGGAAGTGTGGCTACATTGGCCAATTGGTTCTGCAGTTGGGCCATTACAGCGACTGCACCTCTGTTGTTGGATTGGAGCAGCGgag GGACATTCATCGGGTACATGCTTATGAGCGCGTTCACAGTGGTGTTCGTGTCCATCTGGGTGCCAGAGACGAAAGGCAAAACTCTCGAGGAAATACAGTTCTCGTTTAGATAG
- the LOC116022846 gene encoding DNA-3-methyladenine glycosylase 1, which produces MAEESHPKTEPQYEHINDVTISVADTAAAAVSPASITDAPPQKASPVTKLPSRPRKIRKLSPSGAAATAAAAAQSSDLVPRIVARSLSCHGELEAAISYLRSSDPRLAPLIDLHAPPSLEPFLPPFLALTKNILFQQLAFKAGTSIYTRFISLCGGESNVLPDVVFSLTPQQLRQIGISARKASYLHDLARKYQTAILSDKSIIEMDDKSLFTMLTMVNGIGSWSVHMFMIFSLHRPDVLPIHDLGIRKGVQMLNELEDLPRPSQMDQLCEKWRPYRSVAAWYIWRFVEAKNTNSNTNVVVTDLDASLQQQQQEQHQLHQQFLDPMNGIMNLGACAWGQ; this is translated from the exons ATGGCAGAGGAATCTCACCCCAAAACCGAACCACAATATGAGCACATCAATGACGTCACTATCTCCGTCGCCgacaccgccgccgccgctgttTCTCCGGCTTCCATTACCGACGCACCGCCGCAAAAAGCGTCACCGGTAACTAAGCTCCCTTCCAGGCCCCGCAAAATCCGGAAGCTCTCCCCTTCCGGCGCCGCTGCTaccgcggcggcggcggcgcagAGCTCCGATCTAGTGCCTAGAATAGTCGCGCGGTCGCTCTCCTGCCACGGCGAGCTGGAGGCCGCCATTAGCTACCTCCGATCATCGGACCCTAGACTCGCCCCGCTTATTGACCTCCACGCGCCCCCATCTCTCGAGCCCTTCCTGCCCCCATTCCTAGCCCTAACCAAAAACATTCTCTTCCAGCAACTCGCGTTCAAAGCCGGAACCTCAATCTACACTCGCTTCATCTCCCTATGCGGCGGAGAATCGAACGTCCTCCCCGACGTCGTTTTCAGCTTAACCCCTCAACAGCTCCGCCAAATCGGCATCTCGGCTCGCAAGGCCAGCTATCTACACGATCTAGCTCGGAAATACCAGACCGCGATTTTATCGGACAAGTCCATTATAGAAATGGACGACAAATCCTTGTTCACAATGCTCACAATGGTCAATGGGATCGGATCCTGGTCAGTCCACATGTTCATGATCTTCTCCCTGCACAGACCGGACGTTTTGCCGATTCACGATCTCGGGATAAGGAAAGGCGTGCAGATGCTAAACGAGCTAGAGGATTTGCCCAGGCCGTCGCAGATGGATCAGTTGTGTGAAAAATGGCGGCCGTATAGGTCAGTGGCGGCATGGTACATTTGGAGATTTGTGGAGGCCAAGAACACAAATTCAAACACCAATGTTGTGGTAACGGATTTGGATGCCAGTTTGCAGCAGCAACAGCAAGAACAGCATCAACTTCATCAGCAGTTCTTGGATCCTATGAATGGGATCATGAATCTGGG GGCATGTGCTTGGGGACAGTGA
- the LOC116022264 gene encoding 7-methyl-GTP pyrophosphatase translates to MENAPDFKLILGSSSVARRKIVADMGYEFITMSADIDEKGIRKEKPEDLVMALAEAKADAIISKLQNGETQENDAIPTLLVSADTVVVYEGMVREKPSGKEEARQFMKDYSNGHASTVSSVIVSNLKTGVRKGEWDKVEIYFHEIPDEAIDKLIEEGRVLYVAGGLIIEHPLVLPYVKQVVGTTDSVMGLPKALTERLIKEVL, encoded by the exons ATGGAGAATGCGCCTGATTTCAAG CTGATTTTAGGTTCGTCTTCCGTAGCTCGTCGAAAAATTGTAGCTGACATGGGATATGAATTCATAACCATG TCTGCAGATATAGATGAGAAGGGAATCCGTAAAGAAAAGCCGGAGGATTTAGTCATGGCTCTTGCTGAGGCAAAG GCAGATGCCATCATATCAAAACTTCAAAATGGCGAAACTCAAGAAAATGATGCCATCCCAACACTTCTTGTTTCAGCAGACACA GTGGTGGTCTATGAAGGTATGGTGAGGGAGAAACCATCTGGTAAAGAAGAAGCAAGGCAGTTCATGAAAG ATTACTCAAATGGGCATGCATCTACAGTTAGCTCTGTTATTGTTTCAAACTTGAAAACTGGTGTTAGAAAAGGAGAATGGGACAAAGTAGAG ATTTATTTCCATGAAATACCGGACGAAGCCATTGATAAACTA ATTGAGGAAGGAAGAGTGCTTTATGTAGCTGGTGGCCTCATAATTGAGCATCCTTTGGTATTGCCTTATGTAAAGCAAGTG GTCGGAACAACCGATAGTGTCATGGGACTCCCAAAAGCTCTTACAGAAAGACTGATAAAGGAGGTTCTCTAG
- the LOC116022263 gene encoding 3-ketoacyl-CoA synthase 4, with protein MDGGAEVNIGRRGAAATVGVQIRQSRRLPDFLQSVNLKYVKLGYHYLISHLLTLCLIPVMALIIIEASQMNPDDIRQLWLHLQYNLVSVIICSAVLVFGSTVYIMTRPRPVYLVDYSCYRPPDNLKAPYQRFMDHSRLTGDFDESSLEFQRKILERSGLGDETYVPEAMHYLPPRPSMEAAREEAEQVMFGALDNLFANTSLKPKDIGILIVNCSLFNPTPSLSAMIVNKYKLRGNIRSFNLGGMGCSAGVIAVDLAKDLLQVHRNTNAVVVSTENITQNWYFGNKKSMLIPNCLFRVGGSAVLLSNKSVDRRRAKYKLVHVVRTHRGADDKAFRCVYQEQDENGKTGVSLSKELMAIAGGALKTNITTLGPLVLPISEQLLFFSTLIIKKLYNKNIKPYIPDFKLAFEHFCIHAGGRAVIDELEKNLQLLPIHVEASRMTLHRFGNTSSSSIWYELAYIEAKGRMRRGQRVWQIAFGSGFKCNSAVWQALRNVKPSHKSPWEDCIDRYPVKIVS; from the coding sequence ATGGACGGCGGCGCGGAAGTCAACATCGGCCGCCGAGGAGCGGCGGCGACGGTGGGAGTGCAGATCCGGCAGAGCCGCAGGTTGCCGGATTTCCTCCAGAGCGTCAACTTGAAGTACGTGAAACTAGGTTACcattacttgatttctcatttGTTAACTCTGTGTTTGATTCCTGTAATGGCCTTGATTATAATCGAGGCTTCTCAAATGAATCCCGATGATATTCGCCAGCTGTGGCTTCATTTGCAGTATAATCTGGTTTCCGTGATTATTTGCTCCGCCGTTCTCGTCTTTGGATCCACCGTTTATATCATGACCCGGCCGCGGCCGGTTTATTTGGTTGATTATTCCTGTTATCGCCCTCCTGATAACCTCAAGGCTCCGTATCAGCGGTTTATGGATCACTCTAGGCTCACCGGGGACTTCGATGAGTCGAGCCTCGAGTTTCAGCGTAAGATCTTAGAGCGGTCTGGCCTCGGGGACGAGACTTATGTCCCGGAGGCTATGCACTATCTCCCTCCGCGGCCGTCTATGGAGGCCGCCAGGGAAGAGGCAGAGCAGGTCATGTTTGGTGCATTGGATAATTTGTTTGCTAATACGTCTTTGAAGCCTAAAGATATAGGCATTCTTATTGTGAATTGTAGTCTGTTCAATCCGACTCCATCACTTTCAGCAATGATTGTGAATAAGTATAAGTTAAGAGGTAATATTAGGAGCTTTAATTTAGGGGGTATGGGGTGTAGTGCGGGTGTGATTGCAGTTGACCTCGCCAAGGATCTGTTGCAAGTGCACAGGAACACCAATGCTGTTGTTGTCAGTACAGAGAATATTACTCAGAATTGGTATTTTGGGAATAAGAAGTCTATGCTGATACCGAATTGTTTGTTTAGAGTTGGGGGGTCGGCTGTTCTGCTCTCTAACAAGTCAGTAGATAGGAGAAGAGCAAAGTATAAGCTTGTTCATGTAGTGAGGACCCATCGCGGGGCTGATGATAAGGCTTTCCGTTGTGTGTACCAGGAGCAGGATGAAAATGGGAAGACGGGAGTTTCTTTGTCGAAAGAGCTCATGGCAATTGCTGGTGGTGCTCTCAAGACCAATATTACTACGTTGGGTCCTCTCGTGCTGCCAATTAGCGAACAACTTCTCTTCTTCTCAACATTGATAATCAAGAAGTTGTACAATAAGAACATCAAGCCATATATTCCAGATTTCAAGTTGGCCTTCGAACACTTCTGCATACATGCTGGGGGAAGGGCAGTGATTGATGAACTAGAAAAGAATCTCCAACTGCTCCCAATTCATGTAGAGGCCTCCCGGATGACACTACATCGCTTTGGTAACACTTCATCCAGCTCCATTTGGTACGAGCTGGCATACATTGAGGCCAAGGGAAGGATGCGGAGAGGACAAAGAGTCTGGCAGATTGCATTCGGGAGTGGTTTCAAGTGCAACAGTGCGGTTTGGCAGGCACTTCGTAATGTGAAGCCATCCCATAAGAGCCCGTGGGAGGATTGTATCGACAGGTATCCAGTAAAAATAGTGTCATAG